Proteins encoded together in one Camelina sativa cultivar DH55 chromosome 9, Cs, whole genome shotgun sequence window:
- the LOC104713723 gene encoding uncharacterized protein LOC104713723, with the protein MNHRLAGIISPLGHITTDPIRSSSVKPPFPGYYKTVINHLKSLTGIHVSPGLTDQEISAVESSLGFSFPPDLRSILQTGLPVGTNFPNWRTGSNRNRLLLPLLRLSKIVAGNGFWVDSWGIRPGNNAEALSLVKKLVELAPVLVPIYGDFYVPSTTPNLAGNPVFQVDGDGVRVLSCDVAGFLNGLGRSEMPTVDRRRRRRMRVEFWSDAAEKGRSLDVVARDNTRGWWSASGCEGLSACLDDAFWKLREGGWTEDEVRDMMMMNGVDRDTCAQQQTLSREDVEYAFGGERMDGRDEDTCTEDDDDHGKRGQVTTLRHLLLYDR; encoded by the coding sequence atgaatcatcGTCTTGCCGGAATAATAAGCCCACTTGGCCACATTACCACAGATCCAATTCGATCCTCCTCCGTTAAGCCACCGTTTCCGGGTTACTACAAAACCGTAATTAACCATTTGAAATCTCTAACCGGTATCCACGTCTCACCTGGGCTTACCGATCAAGAGATCTCAGCCGTTGAATCTTCTCTTGGTTTCTCCTTCCCACCTGATCTCCGTTCGATTCTTCAAACCGGTCTTCCGGTTGGTACTAATTTCCCCAATTGGCGAACCGGATCAAACCGGAATCGTCTCCTTCTCCCTCTTCTGCGTCTCTCGAAAATCGTCGCCGGCAACGGTTTCTGGGTCGATTCTTGGGGGATCCGACCCGGAAACAACGCTGAGGCCTTATCCCTCGTGAAGAAACTGGTTGAGCTCGCTCCGGTTCTCGTCCCCATCTACGGCGATTTCTATGTCCCTTCGACGACGCCAAATTTGGCGGGAAATCCAGTTTTTCAAGTTGACGGCGACGGGGTCAGAGTTCTGAGTTGCGACGTCGCTGGATTCCTCAACGGACTCGGTCGATCGGAAATGCCAACGGtggatagaagaagaagacgacggaTGAGAGTGGAGTTCTGGAGTGACGCGGCGGAGAAAGGGAGATCGTTGGATGTGGTGGCGCGTGATAACACGCGCGGGTGGTGGAGCGCGTCGGGCTGCGAGGGGTTGAGCGCGTGTTTGGACGACGCGTTTTGGAAGCTGAGGGAAGGAGGATGGACGGAAGATGAGGTCCgcgatatgatgatgatgaacggTGTAGATCGAGACACGTGTGCCCAGCAGCAAACGCTATCGCGGGAGGATGTGGAGTACGCGTTTGGCGGTGAGAGGATGGACGGAAGAGATGAAGACACGTGTacggaggatgatgatgatcatgggAAACGCGGACAAGTAACGACGTTGAGGCATCTGCTGCTTTATGACCGTTAG
- the LOC104713721 gene encoding probable malate dehydrogenase, glyoxysomal: MDPNQRIARISAHLNPPNLDDQMVDGSGLNRVGCRAKGGSPGFKVAILGAAGGIGQPLAMLMKMNPLVSVLHLYDVANAPGVTADISHMDTSAIVRGFLGQPQLEEALTGMDLVVIPAGVPRKPGMTRDDLFNINAGIVRTLSEAIAKCCPKAVVNIISNPVNSTVPIAAEVFKKAGTFDPKKLMGVTMLDVVRANTFVAEVMSLDPREVDVPVVGGHAGVTILPLLSQVKPPCSFTQKEIEYLTDRIQNGGTEVVEAKAGAGSATLSMAYAAVKFADACLKGLRGDANIVECAYVASHVTELPFFASKVRLGRCGIDEVYGLGPLNEYERMGLEKAKKELSGSIEKGVTFVKK; this comes from the exons ATGGATCCAAACCAACGTATCGCGAGAATCTCTGCTCATCTCAACCCTCCTAATCTTGATGATCAG atGGTTGACGGGTCGGGTTTGAATCGGGTGGGTTGTCGTGCAAAAGGTGGATCACCCGGATTCAAAGTGGCCATACTTGGAGCTGCTGGAGGGATTGGTCAACCTCTTGCtatgttgatgaagatgaatccTTTGGTTTCGGTTCTTCATCTCTATGATGTTGCTAACGCTCCTGGTGTTACTGCTGATATTAGTCACATGGACACTAGTGCCATT GTTCGTGGATTTCTTGGGCAACCACAGTTAGAGGAAGCACTTACGGGTATGGATTTAGTGGTTATACCAGCTGGTGTTCCGAGGAAACCAGGGATGACGAGGGATGATCTGTTTAACATTAATGCTGGGATAGTGAGGACACTCTCTGAAGCTATAGCCAAATGTTGTCCTAAAGCTGTTGTTAATATAATCAGTAATCCTGTGAACTCCACTGTGCCCATCGCAGCTGAGGTTTTTAAGAAAGCTGGAACCTTTGATCCAAAGAAACTCATGGGAGTCACTATGCTTGATGTTGTTAGAGCTAACACTTTTGTG GCGGAAGTAATGAGTCTTGATCCTCGTGAAGTTGATGTTCCGGTTGTTGGAGGGCACGCCGGAGTTACTATTTTACCGCTGCTTTCTCAG GTGAAACCTCCTTGCTCATTCACTCAAAAAGAGATTGAGTATCTCACAGACCGCATCCAAAACGGTGGCACTGAAGTTGTTGAG GCTAAAGCTGGGGCAGGTTCTGCAACACTATCCATG GCCTATGCAGCAGTGAAGTTTGCAGATGCTTGCCTCAAGGGTCTAAGAGGGGATGCAAACATCGTTGAGTGCGCATATGTAGCATCTCAT GTGACTGAGCTTCCCTTCTTCGCATCAAAGGTGCGTCTGGGACGATGTGGGATCGACGAAGTGTATGGTCTTGGACCATTGAACGAGTACGAGAG GATGGGATTAGAGAAGGCAAAGAAAGAGCTCTCAGGAAGTATTGAGAAAGGTGTTACTTTTGTGAAGAAATAA
- the LOC104713720 gene encoding transcription factor NAI1-like, with product MEDSSFMDLMIDTDEYLIDDWESDFPIWGETNTKHVSESGSGTETGFELLPERPAKQMKTTNNNINTISSSPSSSSSSSGSRTSQVISFGSPDTKTNPVETSLNFSNQVSTDQRTRSERRDCVNNGGRREPHLLKEHVLAERKRRQKLNERLIALSALLPGLKKTDKATVLEDAIKHLKQLQERVKKLEEERVGTKKMDQSVILVKRSQVYLDDDSSSYSSTCSAASPLSSSSEEVSILKQTMPMIEARVSDRDLLIRVHCDNSKGCLIKIVSSLEKFRLDVVNTFTLPFGQSTLVITILTKMDSKFSRPVEEVVKNIRLALAE from the exons ATGGAAGATTCAAGCTTTATGGATTTGATGATCGACACAGATGAGTATCTGATCGATGACTGGGAATCCGATTTCCCGATATGGGGGGAGACTAACACCAAACACGTTTCGGAGTCCGGATCCGGAACCGAAACCGGGTTTGAGTTGCTACCAGAGAGACCCgcaaaacaaatgaaaacaaccaacaacaacatcaatacaatatcttcttctccatcgtcgtcgtcttcttcttcgggtTCGCGCACGTCGCAAGTGATCTCATTCGGGTCTCCAGACACTAAGACCAACCCGGTCGAGACATCTTTGAACTTCTCCAACCAAGTAAGCACGGATCAGAGGACGAGGTCCGAAAGAAGAGATTGTGTTAAtaatggaggaagaagagaaccaCATCTATTAAAAGAACATGTTTTGGCTGAACGTAAACGTCGACAAAAGCTCAACGAGCGTTTGATTGCTCTCTCTGCTCTTCTACCTGGCCTCAAAAAG ACGGACAAGGCAACAGTTCTTGAAGATGCGATCAAGCATTTGAAACAACTTCAAGAGCGGGTAAAGAAGCTTGAGGAAGAGCGAGTTGGGACCAAGAAAATGGATCAATCAGTTATATTGGTTAAGAGATCTCAAGTATATTTAGACGATGATTCTTCATCTTATTCATCTACTTGCTCTGCTGCTTCtcctctgtcttcttcttcagaagaAGTTTCTATCTTGAAACAGACGATGCCCATGATCGAAGCACGAGTTTCCGACAGAGATTTGCTGATTAGAGTTCATTGTGATAATAGCAAAGGGTGTCTGATTAAAATCGTAAGTTCCTTGGAGAAGTTTCGTCTTGATGTAGTCAATACCTTCACTTTACCCTTTGGGCAGTCAACACTCGTTATCACTATTCTCACTAAG atGGACAGCAAATTCTCTCGACCTGTTGAGGAAGTGGTGAAGAACATAAGACTTGCATTAGCCGAATag
- the LOC104713719 gene encoding transcription factor bHLH19-like, with product MEVDFRLADFSLEDIDFDFNIYEENNLLANEADMDSKQAHRSSHFDHQMHLEFLGQKPKSAVKPMMKINNNNPRVISFDFSSNVSSSPAVEEIIMDQLVGRGTKRKTCSHGTRSPVLAKEHVLAERKRREKLSEKFIALSALLPGLKKADKVTVLDDAISRMKQLQEQLRKLKEEKEATRDMESIILVKKSKVLYDDDEPNLSSSPSYQNQFDQALPEIEAKVSQNDVLIRIHCEKSKGRMINILNTIENLQLRIENSIVLPFGDSTLDITVLAQMDKDFSVSVLKDLVQNLRLALV from the exons ATGGAAGTAGACTTCAGATTAGCCGATTTCTCACTCGAAGACATTGATTTCGACTTCAACATTTATGAAGAAAACAATCTTTTAGCTAACGAAGCGGATATGGATTCAAAGCAAGCTCATCGTTCTTCACATTTTGATCATCAAATGCATCTTGAGTTCCTCGGACAGAAGCCGAAGTCTGCGGTGAAGcctatgatgaagatcaacaacaacaacccacGAGTGATTTCTTTCGATTTCTCTAgtaatgtttcttcttccccaGCTGTGGAAGAGATCATTATGGACCAATTGGTTGGACGTGGTACCAAGAGAAAAACATGTTCTCATGGCACAAGATCTCCAGTTCTTGCTAAAGAACATGTTCTAGCCGAGAGAAAGCGCCGTGAGAAGCTTTCTGAAAAGTTCATTGCTCTCTCAGCTCTTCTTCCCGGTCTTAAGAAG GCAGACAAGGTAACGGTTCTTGATGACGCGATCTCACGAATGAAACAACTTCAAGAACAATTAAGAAAGCtcaaggaagagaaagaagcaacAAGAGATATGGAATCTATTATTCTTGTGAAGAAATCTAAAGTACTATACGACGATGATGAGCCTAACCTatcatcttctccttcataTCAAAACCAATTCGATCAAGCCTTGCCAGAAATCGAAGCGAAAGTATCCCAAAACGACGTTCTCATCCGGATCCATTGCGAGAAAAGCAAAGGGCGCATGATTAACATACTAAACACAATCGAAAATCTTCAACTGCGCATTGAAAATAGTATCGTCTTACCATTTGGAGACTCCACTCTCGACATCACTGTCCTTGCACAg ATGGATAAAGATTTTTCGGTGAGTGTACTTAAGGATCTTGTACAGAACCTGAGACTCGCCCTGGTTTAG
- the LOC104715907 gene encoding uncharacterized protein LOC104715907, whose protein sequence is MYYNKLHDTXRNRLLLPLLRLSKIVAGNGFWVDSWGIRPGNNAEALSLVKKLVELAPVLVPIYGDFYVPSTTPNLAGNPVFQVDGDGVRVLSCDVAGFLNGLGRSEMPTVDRRRRRRMRVEFWSDAAEKGRSLDVVARDNTRGWWSASGCEGLSACLDDAFWKLREGGWTEDEVRDMMMMNGVDRDTCAQQQTLSREDVEYAFGGERMDGRDEDTCTEDDDDHGKRGQVTTLRHLLLYDR, encoded by the exons atgt attacaaCAAATTACATGACACANACCGGAATCGTCTCCTTCTCCCTCTTCTGCGTCTCTCGAAAATCGTCGCCGGCAACGGTTTCTGGGTCGATTCTTGGGGGATCCGACCCGGAAACAACGCTGAGGCCTTATCCCTCGTGAAGAAACTGGTTGAGCTCGCTCCGGTTCTCGTCCCCATCTACGGCGATTTCTATGTCCCTTCGACGACGCCAAATTTGGCGGGAAATCCAGTTTTTCAAGTTGACGGCGACGGGGTCAGAGTTCTGAGTTGCGACGTCGCTGGATTCCTCAACGGACTCGGTCGATCGGAAATGCCAACGGtggatagaagaagaagacgacggaTGAGAGTGGAGTTCTGGAGTGACGCGGCGGAGAAAGGGAGATCGTTGGATGTGGTGGCGCGTGATAACACGCGCGGGTGGTGGAGCGCGTCGGGCTGCGAGGGGTTGAGCGCGTGTTTGGACGACGCGTTTTGGAAGCTGAGGGAAGGAGGATGGACGGAAGATGAGGTCCgcgatatgatgatgatgaacggTGTAGATCGAGACACGTGTGCCCAGCAGCAAACGCTATCGCGGGAGGATGTGGAGTACGCGTTTGGCGGTGAGAGGATGGACGGAAGAGATGAAGACACGTGTacggaggatgatgatgatcatgggAAACGCGGACAAGTAACGACGTTGAGGCATCTGCTGCTTTATGACCGTTAG